From the genome of Bufo gargarizans isolate SCDJY-AF-19 unplaced genomic scaffold, ASM1485885v1 fragScaff_scaffold_229_pilon, whole genome shotgun sequence, one region includes:
- the ACADVL gene encoding very long-chain specific acyl-CoA dehydrogenase, mitochondrial: MKAVLPAAVSWGLFRYISRGSQAGCVRSYAQTAETVVDKDGVSASATASEHVHVAQKSSPESLSFAVGMFSGLIHTQQVFPYPSVLSEDQSQFLSELISPVSRFFQEVNDPTLNDDLQRVDDKSMSGLKELGAFGLQVPAELGGLGLNNTQYARLVEIVGQHDLGVGITLGAHQSIGFKGILLYGTEEQKKKYLPRLASGEIIAAYCLTEPTSGSDAASIRSTAKKSTCGKYYTLSGGKLWISNGGIADLFTVFARTQVQDPTSGEMKDKITAFIVERGEGVTNGPPDKKLGIRASNTASVYFDEVRVPAENVLGGEGNGFKVAMNILNNGRFGMAAAMSGTMKGLIQKAVEHALNRSQFGNKLHNFGVIQEKLARMAVLQYVTESMAYMISSNMDSGAKDFQVEAAISKIFGSEAAWSVADECIQVLGGNGFMKDTGVERVLRDLRIFRIFEGANDILRLFVALYGLQSAGKELKSLQKALSSPLSNTPLLVKEGLKRARRKAGLGTGLTLKGHVHPEVEKSAELAVHAIEDFGGAVEELLIKYGKRIVDEQYVLQRVADCAIDLYSMVVVLSRSSSSLSQGLPTAAHEKVLCDIWCTEASTRVHDRLRSLRSGGSGAALFRNLRSASAALVENGGVVASHPLGF; the protein is encoded by the exons GTCCCAGGCTGGATGTGTCCGGAGTTATGCGCAGACCGCagag ACAGTTGTGGATAAAGATGGCGTCTCCGCCTCAGCGACGGCCTCGGAGCATGTCCACGTGGCACAGAAGAGCTCTCCG GAATCTTTGTCATTTGCTGTTGGGATGTTTAGTGGACTGATTCATACGCAACAAGTCTTCCCATATCCATCAG TATTAAGTGAGGATCAGTCTCAGTTCCTCAGTGAGTTGATTAGTCCTGTGTCCCGTTTCTTCCAA gagGTAAATGACCCCACCCTGAATGACGATCTCCAGAGGGTGGATGACAAGTCCATGTCTGGACTCAAAGAGCTAGGTGCATTTGGTCTCCAAGTCCCAGCTGAGTTGGGTGGACTGGGACTGAATAATACCCAG TATGCTCGATTGGTGGAGATAGTAGGACAGCACGACCTAGGTGTCGGCATTACTTTGGGTGCCCATCAGTCTATTGGCTTTAAAGGGATCCTTCTGTATGGTACTGAGGAGCAGAAGAAGAAGTATCTGCCGCGTCTTGCCTCAG GTGAAATAATTGCGGCATACTGTCTGACTGAGCCGACCAGCGGATCCGATGCCGCCTCGATCAGATCTACTGCCAAGAAGAGCACCTGTGGAAAGTACTACACCCTCTCTGGGGGCAAACTATGGATCAG TAATGGGGGCATTGCCGACTTATTCACTGTCTTTGCAAGAACTCAAGTCCAGGACCCAACATCTGGGGAGATGAAAGATAAGATCACAGCATTTATAgtggagagaggagaaggggtGACAAA CGGGCCCCCTGACAAGAAGCTGGGCATACGGGCCAGTAACACAGCATCTGTATACTTTGATGAGGTCCGTGTCCCTGCAGAGAACGTGCTGGGGGGTGAAGGCAACGGTTTCAAAGTGGCCATGAACATCCTCAACAACGGACGGTTTGGGATGGCTGCAGCAATGTCTGGCACCATGAAGGGTCTGATTCAGAAAGCT GTGGAACATGCGTTGAATCGCTCCCAATTCGGAAATAAACTTCATAACTTTGGAGTCATCCAAGAGAAGCTGGCACGCATGGCTGTCCTGCAGTATGTGACGGAG TCAATGGCATACATGATCAGCTCAAACATGGACTCTGGGGCCAAGGACTTTCAGGTTGAAGCCGCCATAAGCAAAATTTTTGGCTCT GAGGCAGCCTGGTCCGTGGCCGATGAATGCATCCAGGTACTGGGAGGAAACGGCTTTATGAAG GACACTGGGGTGGAACGAGTGCTTCGAGACCTGCGCATTTTCAGAATCTTTGAAGGAGCCAATGATATCCTCAGACTCTTCGTGGCCCTGTATGGACTGCAG AGTGCTGGCAAGGAGCTGAAATCTCTGCAGAAAGCGCTGAGTAGCCCGCTGAGCAACACACCCTTACTTGTGAAGGAAGGTCTGAAGCGAGCACGGAG GAAGGCTGGACTAGGCACAGGACTCACCCTAAAAGGACACGTCCACCCTGAAGTGGAGAAAAGCGCGGAGTTG GCAGTTCATGCTATTGAAGATTTTGGCGGTGCAGTAGAAGAGCTGCTCATCAAGTACGGCAAGAGGATTGTGG ATGAACAGTACGTCCTGCAGAGAGTGGCAGACTGCGCCATCGACCTCTACTCCATGGTTGTGGTGCTGTCCAG GTCTTCCAGTTCTCTGTCCCAGGGACTCCCCACTGCGGCACATGAGAAGGTCCTGTGTGACATCTGGTGCACTGAG GCATCGACCCGCGTGCACGACAGACTGAGGAGCTTGCGGAGTGGAGGAAGTGGAGCCGCTTTATTTAGGAACCTGCGCTCAGCCTCTGCTGCCCTGGTTGAGAACGGCGGTGTGGTGGCCTCACATCCGTTAGGTTTTTAG